From Pagrus major chromosome 6, Pma_NU_1.0, one genomic window encodes:
- the akr7a3 gene encoding aflatoxin B1 aldehyde reductase member 3, translating into MLWAIKAGLCTLRRSHNIKNLLVHLPRRVARRNMSSSPAKRPVSLLGTMAFGGRADAEQSLDMVKAFLDRGHNHLDTAFMYVDGKSETVIGGMNLPKTVSIATKANPWDGKTLKPESVRSQLETSLQRLRTDCVDLFYLHAPDHQNPIQDTLRACNELHKEGKFKEFALSNYASWEVAEIVTICRHNNWIAPTVYQGMYNATTRQVETELLPCLRYYGMRFYAYNPLAGGLLTGKYHYEDKDISQPAGRFFGNNWAAAYRDRYWKESQFHAIGLVIQSLETVYGSEKPTMTSAAMRWMYHHSQLKGELGDGVIIGMSSMEQLQQNLAAAEEGPLDERVVAAFNEAWNLVAHECPNYFR; encoded by the exons ATGCTGTGGGCAATAAAAGCCGGACTGTGCACACTCAGACGGAGTCACAATATTAAAAACCTGCTCGTACATTTGCCGAGGCGCGTGGCTCGTCGAAACATGTCGTCGTCTCCAGCTAAACGGCCGGTGTCCTTACTGGGAACTATGGCGTTTGGTGGCCGAGCTGACGCCGAGCAGAGCCTGGACATGGTGAAGGCTTTCCTGGACAGGGGGCACAACCACCTGGACACAGCCTTCATGTACGTGGATGGGAAGTCAGAGACGGTCATAGGGGGCATGAACCTTCCCAAAACAG taAGCATAGCTACCAAGGCCAATCCCTGGGATGGAAAGACGCTGAAGCCAGAAAGTGTGCGCTCACAGCTGGAAACCTCCCTTCAGAGGCTGCGGACTGATTGCGTGGACCTTTTCTACCTTCATGCCCCTGACCACCAAAACCCCATCCAGGATACCCTTAGGGCCTGTAATGAACTCCACAAAGAG GGGAAATTCAAGGAGTTTGCTCTGTCAAACTATGCATCATGGGAAGTAGCTGAAATTGTGACCATCTGCAGACACAACAACTGGATCGCTCCCACTGTGTATCAG GGAATGTACAATGCCACCACAAGACAGGTTGAGACAGAGTTGCTGCCATGTCTGAGATACTACGGGATGAGATTCTACGCATACAATCCTCTAGCAG GTGGCCTTCTGACAGGAAAGTACCACTACGAAGACAAAGACATTTCCCAGCCTGCAGGACGCTTCTTTGGCAACAACTGGGCTGCAGCATACCGGGACAG ATACTGGAAGGAGAGTCAATTCCATGCAATAGGTCTGGTTATACAGTCATTGGAGACAGTGTACGGCTCAGAGAAACCCACCATGACTTCTGCTGCTATGCGCTGGATGTATCACCACTCCCAACTTAAG GGTGAGCTCGGTGATGGAGTCATCATTGGCATGTCAAGTATGGAGCAACTTCAGCAGAACTTGGCTGCTGCAGAGGAGGGACCTCTAGATGAGAGAGTGGTCGCTGCTTTCAATGAGGCCTGGAACCTTGTAGCCCACGAGTGTCCAAACTACTTCCGCTGA